GGTGCTCTGGATGGGGCAGGGCGGATCACGCCCCATGGCAAGGCGCTGGCGGCGCTGCCGTTGCATCCGCGTCTGGGCCATATGCTGTCACTGGCCGGAGAAGGCGCTGCCGAGCTGGCGGCGCTGCTGTCCGACCGCGATCCCCTGCGCGGCGCGCCAAGCGATATCGGTCTGCGTCTTGCCCTGTTGCGCGACGCGCGGGCCTTTGCGCGTGAGCGGCCCTATCAATTTCATCAACCCGCGCTGAAACGCCTTCGGGATGAGGCCAGTCGTCTGCGGCGGCGCGCCAGAGAGCGCGGCAGGGATCAGCCCATGCGCGGGCTGTCGTCGGGTGCGATGGTGGCGCTGGCCTATCCCGATCGGATCGGGATGCGGCGCAAGGGCGATCAGCCCCGCTATGTGCTGTCGGGCGGCAAGGGCGCGGTTCTGCCCGCCGAAGACCCGCTGGCGGGGCAGCGTCTGCTCGTGGCGCTTGACCTGGCGGGGGATCAGCGCGAGGCCCGCATCCGGCTGGCTGCGCCGATCGACGAGGCCGTGCTGCGCGAGTTGTTCGCCGACCGGATCGAGGAGGTCGCGCTATGTGAATGGTCGCGCCGCGAAGGGCGGGTGATGGCGCGGCGGCAGGAACGCCTCGGCGCGCTGGTCCTGACCGATCGCGCATGGACAGAGGCCCCGCAATCGGCGGTGGCCGGGGCGGCGCTGGAGGGGCTGCGTCAGGTTGGCCTGCCATGGACACCTGCGGCGGCGCGACTGCGGGCACGGATGGCGCTGGTTGACGGCGAAGAAGCTGTGTCGGACGAGGCCCTGCTCGCGGATGGCGAATGGCTGCTGCCATGGCTGGGGCAATGCCGGACCCTGGCTGATCTGCGTGCGTTGGACCTGGTCGAACCCTTGATGCAGCGGCTGGGCTGGGAGGGGCAGCAACGGCTGGCGGCGCAGGTCCCCGCGCATTTCCAGACACCGCTGGGGCGCAAGGTGCCAATCGACTATGGGCATGAAACGCCCTCGATCCAGTTGCGCCTGCAGGAATTGTTCGGCGTGACCCGACATCCGGTCGTGGCCGGGCGTCCCCTGCGCATCAGCCTGCTGTCACCCGGCGGCAAACCGGTGCAGGTGACGACCGATCTGCCGGGGTTCTGGGCCAGTTCCTATGCTGAGGTGCGCAAGGAGATGCGTGGGCGCTATCCCCGCCACCCGTGGCCCGAAGACCCGACCAGTGCCGATCCGACGACGCGTGCCAAACCACGCGGGACATGAGCCACCCGGGCAGGTCAGCCGATGGGTCGGATCAGCTTCTTGTCCAGCA
This is a stretch of genomic DNA from Paracoccus seriniphilus. It encodes these proteins:
- the hrpB gene encoding ATP-dependent helicase HrpB, with protein sequence MQNKLPIDDVLDPLCDALMAQGRAVLVAPPGAGKTTRVPLALLDRIKGRILMLEPRRLAARAAAERLAEQLGETVGQQVGYRMRGDSVAGSRIEVVTEGILTRMVQSDPELSGIGCVIFDEFHERSLNADLGLALVWEARNALRDDLAVVVMSATLEAEPVAALLDDAPVIRSEGRAFPVETRWLDRPLPAASRLIDEAARLIRRAEHETRETGGTILAFLPGEGEIRRVMGVLNDCDCEVLPLFGALEARDQRKALSEPGSRRRIVLATSIAETSLTIPQVRVVVDAGRARRARFDPGSGMSRLVTERVSRAEADQRRGRAGRVAPGICYRMWARAEEGAFPAFAPPEIMVADLSGLALELAAWGAQPGDLAFLTPPPEGTLAEARQLLQQLGALDGAGRITPHGKALAALPLHPRLGHMLSLAGEGAAELAALLSDRDPLRGAPSDIGLRLALLRDARAFARERPYQFHQPALKRLRDEASRLRRRARERGRDQPMRGLSSGAMVALAYPDRIGMRRKGDQPRYVLSGGKGAVLPAEDPLAGQRLLVALDLAGDQREARIRLAAPIDEAVLRELFADRIEEVALCEWSRREGRVMARRQERLGALVLTDRAWTEAPQSAVAGAALEGLRQVGLPWTPAAARLRARMALVDGEEAVSDEALLADGEWLLPWLGQCRTLADLRALDLVEPLMQRLGWEGQQRLAAQVPAHFQTPLGRKVPIDYGHETPSIQLRLQELFGVTRHPVVAGRPLRISLLSPGGKPVQVTTDLPGFWASSYAEVRKEMRGRYPRHPWPEDPTSADPTTRAKPRGT